GCGGTGTGTGGATGGGGCTGACGATGCGTGCATGGCGTTGGCGGGCAAGGCGTTAGTGTGAGGCGCGTGGCGCGCGCCGCGCCGGCGGGGCAGGTGGGGATCGTCCGGGATCGAGGACGGTCGGCGTCCTCGAGTGTCCTCAATGCAGGACGGCGGCGTTGGGCGGCGCCTCAGGCCCGTCATCCTGCGGGCAGGTCAAGCGGAAGGACCCGGAGCGCCGGGCCCGGGCAATGGCCCCGGATGCGCCGGCAATGGCCCCGGATGCACCGGCAATGACCCCGGATGCACCGGCAATGACCCCGGATGGGCCGGCAATGACCCCAAGTGCGCCGGCAATGACCCCGGATGCACCGGCAATGGCGTCGGATGGGCCGGCAATGGTCGCGGGTTCGCCGGCAATGGTCCCGGGTGCGCCGGCAATGACTGCAAAGGCGCTGGCAATGGTGTCGGATGGGCCGGCAATGCTCCCGGATGCACCGGCAATGGCGTCGGATGGGCCGGCAATGCTCCCGGATGCGCCGGCAATGACCCCATCAGGACGGTTCGGCGGTTGGGCGGTTCGGCGGGTGTGCGACGAAACTGGGCGATTTGGTCACGTGCTGACGACCTCACGCGTGAGGAGAAGGGCTGGCAGTGCGTGCAGGCGCGCCGGCAATGGCCGCGGATGGGCCGGAAATGGCCACGCGCGACGCTCAAGTGCCATCGCACGACGCTCAAGTGACGACGCATTGTGGGGAAGTGGCTGACGACCACCGGAAAGTGCCGACGGGCTGTGGGGAAGTGGCTGAGAGCCACCGGAAAGTGCCGACGGGCTGTGGGGAAGTGGCTGAGAGCCACCGGAGTGCCGACGGGCGCCGGGGAAGTGCCGACGGGCTGTGGGGAAGTGGCTGAGAGCCACCGGAAAGTGCCGATGGGCACGGGGGAAGTGGCGGAGGGCGTCGGGGAAGTGCCGACGGGCATCGGGGAAGTGCCGACGGGCCCTGGGGAAGTGCCGACGGGGCCCGGGGAAGTGCCGACGGGCGCCGGGATAGGGGCAACGCACGCTTCTCAAGGGAGCAGGTGCGGCGCTCAAGGGGGTCCGGGCCCGGCGGAAGTGGCGACGGGCGCCGGGGGAGGGACCACGGGCCGTTATCCGCTGGCCGTGCGGGTGGGGGAAATGACCGGGTGCGCCCGGGGAGGGGCCGAGGAAGCCCCTGCAGGGCGCCGGGGCCGGGCGGAAGTGGTGGAGGGCGGGGAGCGGCGCCCGGGGGTCGTGAATCCTGGCCGGTCCGGATGGCCGAGTCGTAGACTATCGGCGGTCGGGCGGGGAAGGGCGGGGGCGGGTCGGGAGGGCGGATTGCCGGAGGGGCGATTTGCCCTACCTTAGAGAAGTAGGTAGCCCCGGGCGCCATGCGTGGCCTGGGCAGGGGAAGGGCCCGGTTATCCGGGCGAGGCCCCGCAGGACATGGAGGCGTTCACGGCCCGCTTGGCAGCAACGGCGCGGGCCATCCGGTCCCGGGCGAGGGCTCCGGCGGGAGCAGTAGACTTAGTGGTTAGGTGCCGAGGGAGACTGGTGAAGATCATGAGACTGACGGACTTATCCATCACCAACTACCGAGCGCTCAGGGATGTTACGATCCCTCTTTCACGCTTCGGCTGCCTGATCGGGGAGAACAACGCGGGCAAGTCGTCCTTCTTGCAGGCGTTGTCCCTGTTCTTCTCCGGCACCAAGTTGGCCGCCAACAACTTTTTCGACGAGTCCAAGCCTATCCGTGTCGCGGTGACCTTCGAAGGTATCAGTGAGGCGGACCTGGCCAGGCTGACCGACGAGCACCGCACGCGAGTGGCCGGGATCGTCAAGAATGGACGCCTAGTTCTCGTGCGTGCCTACGACACAACTGGCAAGAGCTCACTGCTCTACAACACACTCACACCTACCAACGCCCGCTTCTCTGCGGGGAACATTGCCGCCCTTGTGAAAGGGAGTCGTGTCGGACAAGCATTCGTCACCAAAGTGGTGCAGGCGTTCCCGGAATTGGAAGGCGTCGTCGATGTGACCATGAATCAAGATGCCGTCAGGCAGAAGATTCAGGAACTCGCCGACGCACTACCCGACGATCAGAAAACTGCCGCCGATCAACCTCTGCCGACAGGTATCGACAAGAGCATCGAGCCGATGCTGCCTGACCCGATCTACATCCCGGCGGTGAAAGACCTCGCCGACGACATCAAGACAACCGAGAGCACACCCTTTGGCAAAATCCTGGCCATCCTTCTGCAGGCCGTCGAGTCCAAGTTGCCGGATGCGCAACGGCTCTTCGAAGAACTCAACGCCAAGCTCAACTGCGTCCAGCAGCCCGACGGAACAGTCGTGGACGGGCGGCTCGATGAGGTGAAGCTTATCGAGTCCACTGTCGAGAAGTACGTCCGCGAGATTTTTTCCGACGTGGCACTTCGCATCACGATCCCACCACCGGAATTGAAGACCATCTTTTCGTCTGCCCGCATTTACGCTAACGATGGTGTTGACGGCCTAATCGATTCCAAAGGCGACGGGTTGCGTCGCGCAATTGTCTTCTCCATCCTGCGATCCTATGTGGAGCTCAAGGCGAAGCTTGCGCCCGTTGCGACGCCGGTAGAGGCTGCCGCCCAGGGAGCCGAGCCGACGCAGCCGCGACTGGAACCCACTCCGGCATCCTACCTTCTGTTGTTCGAGGAGCCGGAGTTGTTCCTTCACCCCAAGGCCCAGCACATTCTCTTCGATGCCCTGCGGGTCTTCGCCAAAGAACACCACGTTCTCGTCACCACTCACTCCCCGATGTTCTTCGGTCCTGGGGCGACGGAAACGTTTGTCAAGCTACGCAAGGTGGCGGATGCCGCAACAGCGCCCAAGCCATTCACGCTGGTCCGGCCGATTGACCTTTCCGACATGGCCGCCAAGGACCAGTTTCAGATCATCTGTTTCGAAAACAACAACGCCGCCTTCTTTGCAGATACCGTCGCCCTGGTCGAGGGAGACAGCGATTACCTCCTCATGCCACACATCGCCCGGACGCTTGATCCCTCGTGGGACGTGGCGAAAGTGCCGGTTGTGTTCGCTCGGATCACGGGCAAGGGCAACATCCGGCGTTATCGAGAGTTCTTCGCCAGGTTCGGGGGACGAGTCCCGGTCATCGCCGACCTCGACCTGCTGGTAAGCGGTTTCGACCACATCGCCCCCGACAACGCCGTCAAGACCGCCAGAGACAATCTTCTGGCCAAGGTCGATGAATTGATCGTACCGGATGCCGACGGCGCATCCGCAAGGGACGCCAAACACGCCCACGATTCCGGTGAACTGCGAGGCCTGTGGCGGAAGGTCAGGGGCGTCCAGGCGGAACTCAAGTCTGGCAATTGCACCCAAGCCGAGCATGACGTGGCAGTGGATGCGTTCTTTGCATGGCAGAGAAAGCCCGACCGGCTCGCGGTCCTCACGACCAGCACGGACGTACAGATGCTCGAGTTGAAGCATCGTCTACTCGAGAGGCTGAGAGCGATCGATGTCTATGTACTGGAGCGCGGTGCGATAGAACAGTACTACCCCGACACCATCACGGGAGCGGACAAGCCGTCGCGTGCCCAGGAGTTCTGCTCCAAAGTGGCCACACGCGACGCGATTCTCGCCTGTTGCGGCGAACAAACGGTCACGCGTGACGGCGCCCAGACAACCGTCAAAGAATTTGAGCTCATCTTCCACGGATTGTTCCGAGAGTGTCGAAGATGAGGAGGCTATGCGTGGCGGCGCCGAACAACAGCATGCAGCCGGCGGGGCTACGCGCCGCCGCTGATGCTGAGCGTTAGGCGCCCAACTGGCCTTGCAGGCCAACTCGCGATGCGTCAGAGCAACAATCCTCTCGATCCTCCTCCGCGCGGTGCCCTTGACCTCGAGGCAACGATCGGACCTCAGGCATTAGCTGAGGTCTGCCCTCGGGAGCTTTCTACCATTGCAGAGCTCGCCCAGTACTCCCAACTCCGAGTGACGGCCATCGCACCTCCGTCAGAGGTGCGTCTGGCACTTGCAGGCACTAACGTGCAAATCGGCGACGTCCATTTCCATGATGAGATCGTTTCCTTCCGAAGTCCGACCGTGGGAGCCGTTATAGGACCGCAATGGCGCTATGACCGATTCCTTGCTCTAACCGGCAACCCGGCGTCTGCCCTGGACCG
The Gemmatimonadota bacterium DNA segment above includes these coding regions:
- a CDS encoding ATP-dependent endonuclease, which produces MKIMRLTDLSITNYRALRDVTIPLSRFGCLIGENNAGKSSFLQALSLFFSGTKLAANNFFDESKPIRVAVTFEGISEADLARLTDEHRTRVAGIVKNGRLVLVRAYDTTGKSSLLYNTLTPTNARFSAGNIAALVKGSRVGQAFVTKVVQAFPELEGVVDVTMNQDAVRQKIQELADALPDDQKTAADQPLPTGIDKSIEPMLPDPIYIPAVKDLADDIKTTESTPFGKILAILLQAVESKLPDAQRLFEELNAKLNCVQQPDGTVVDGRLDEVKLIESTVEKYVREIFSDVALRITIPPPELKTIFSSARIYANDGVDGLIDSKGDGLRRAIVFSILRSYVELKAKLAPVATPVEAAAQGAEPTQPRLEPTPASYLLLFEEPELFLHPKAQHILFDALRVFAKEHHVLVTTHSPMFFGPGATETFVKLRKVADAATAPKPFTLVRPIDLSDMAAKDQFQIICFENNNAAFFADTVALVEGDSDYLLMPHIARTLDPSWDVAKVPVVFARITGKGNIRRYREFFARFGGRVPVIADLDLLVSGFDHIAPDNAVKTARDNLLAKVDELIVPDADGASARDAKHAHDSGELRGLWRKVRGVQAELKSGNCTQAEHDVAVDAFFAWQRKPDRLAVLTTSTDVQMLELKHRLLERLRAIDVYVLERGAIEQYYPDTITGADKPSRAQEFCSKVATRDAILACCGEQTVTRDGAQTTVKEFELIFHGLFRECRR